The Hypomesus transpacificus isolate Combined female chromosome 3, fHypTra1, whole genome shotgun sequence genome has a window encoding:
- the LOC124489023 gene encoding vicilin-like seed storage protein At2g18540, translating to MPRKIEKVALYSGELPKALFWNRGSRKDDEPSSFRALSPGQIPDMRMLKNIRGERFYLGTITLGLSDSESSSDESSSFSSHRLPCQLPVATRGHPQMNHGKINELEHLVEDLRKTIQELQLKNISLSNLVEKLQHVETRKKAEIKNLKMEVQTLKEAACDGACHRRLDRKRVENSREKVIKRGEEREMYSDEMYTERKVDKRTKQNIDKRQIVMDSLREKENETRREVEERDNMKRQRDKLQCEIKKLKSELLEMKREKVQEIYEKDRIKARQDEEKNTTESQCRAGKSREVLGRGEMERRMKEQSLEKQRKDETQREMERREEERMQREARRQKERQKALDTEREALEGREELERAREDARQKQDHQKELERQKKLDGKAKQEMEGAREKEALKREGEEMQSESKRH from the exons ATGCCAAGGAAGAT agagaaagtagCTCTCTACTCTGGAGAGTTACccaaagctctcttttggaataGGGGGAGTCGAAA GGATGATGAACCCTCCTCCTTCAGAGCCCTCTCACCTGGACAGATTCCAGACATGAGGATGTTGAAGAACATACG AGGGGAGAGGTTCTATCTTGGAACCATCACCCTGGGGCTCAGTGACTCTGAGAGTTCCTCCGACGAGAGCTCTTCCTTCTCGTCTCACCGACTTCCCTGTCAACTTCCTGTAGCCACAAGGGGGCATCCTCAAATGAACCA CGGGAAGATAAACGAGCTAGAACACCTGGTGGAGGATTTGAGGAAGACCATCCAGGAGCTTCAACTAAAAAATATTTCTCTGAGCAACTTGGTTGAGAAATTACAGCATGTTGAAACCAGGAAGAAGGCTGAGATAAAGAATCTCAAGATGGAG GTGCAGACACTCAAAGAAGCAGCATGCGATGGTGCTTGCCATAGACgtctggacaggaagagggtggagaacagtagagagaaagtgatcaagagaggggaagaaagagagatgtacAGTGATGAAatgtacacagagagaaaggttgATAAGCGAACAAAGCAGAATATTGACAAAAGGCAGATTGTGATGGACAGCTTGCGAGAAAAGGAGAACGAGACACGGAGGGAAGTGGAAGAACGGGACAAcatgaagaggcagagagacaaactGCAGTGTGAGATCAAGAAGCTGAAAAGTGAACTTCTAGAGATGAAAAGGGAGAAGGTCCAAGAAATATATGAGAAGGATAGAATAAAAGCAAGGcaagatgaagaaaaaaacacaacagagtCACAGTGCCGGGCAGGAAAAAGCAGAGAAGTGTTGGGaaggggagaaatggagagacggATGAAAGAGCAATCATTAGAAAAACAAAGAAAGGATGAGAcgcagagggagatggaaaggagagaagaagagcggATGCAAAGAGAGGCtaggagacaaaaggagagacaAAAAGCTCTGGACACAGAAAGGGAAGCCCTAGAGGGAAGGGAAGAactagagagagcgagggaggatgCAAGACAAAAACAAGATCATCAGAAGGAACTTGAAAGACAGAAGAAGTTAGACGgaaaggccaaacaggagatggagggtgcaagagaaaaagaagcactgaaaagggaaggtgaagagatgcaga GTGAGTCAAAGAGACATTGA
- the LOC124484718 gene encoding nuclear GTPase SLIP-GC-like has translation MRLVLLGKNELDNGRVGNLILGRDAFQTEALEVCEEHVSERVRGQVEGKAITVINTPDLFHPQRSQHEISVAVKECVALSAPGPHVFLLVLQPDSFSEEDRQKVKAILNLFSDEAMNFTIVLTTVRSAQHVSTTYTGEKEDPLGLIIQECKMRHHMFDKIYRFSQVLKLFEKMDKMMEENGRKHLTCEEIGVIPGGSLLPESKQKAKRGRESDSHKDKEWKKKRTGEIKDIAAIQQAQEVMAQVQHRFEKKIQTHANTNTEFMNFIRDIMADLLKKTIQKTTIGVFGKTGDGKSSLINAVLDEEGLLPTGTLDACTSVIIQVEAGAERDQYTATIEFISKEAWENELKSLLGFLAEHEERDETICKMAEDKIEALYGKNATSKSFDELMKDDRSTVIAALLSLTTKTISNVQASDLSEEIRPYIQHQESDLGGLYWPVVKTVRIKVPDHKELLQNIVLVDLPGNGDCNQTRDEMWKSMLRECTAVWVVSDINRAASDKAAWEILKSSMTDMVQGGACTGITFICTKTDQIGAQSYMKSLRLNNEDLKITADNESEKKLKCIQHRNNMAKNRVKQAFEKHLQTYYMPSISVFTVSSQEFCSKEPYLTQEDTELPKLREVLRGFNHSHTNRVASHYFTRATGILSLIQTSKDNNEEMNKDKAKLHSELKKKLDDELKCLWVKHLEPCYNELEKYLSDGVNKSETKCAEITKKNVHVPAGKDGRGHHQTLSALCRNKGFFRSNNGETRDLNGSLAEHMYESINEKFNALFPNEGETSLSVRGKFKRFSVCSISVTKGYSNPAAMTHILRFLKAEEAKLKDLIDIEIGQQKKEIYASITDAIKDDMVPGYNKAEECVGPRSMSEKQRVLIQHTESLKHTMFNKAKIRMLDLFRKLMTELTETKLREYLLKAMAHALTESNFPFILDVSADIRELEMLSALTDE, from the exons A TGAGGCTTGTGTTGCTGGGGAAGAATGAACTGGACAATGGCCGAGTGGGAAACCTCATCCTTGGAAGAGATGCATTTCAGACTGAAGCCCTTGAGGTTTGTGAAGAACATGTAAGTGAGAGAGTCagaggacaggtggagggaAAAGCCATCACAGTCATTAACACTCCTGACCTATTTCATCCCCAACGCTCACAACATGAGATCTCGGTGGCAGTGAAAGAGTGTGTGGCCCTGTCTGCTCCAGGGCCTCATGTATTTCTACTGGTGCTGCAGCCTGACAGCTTctcagaggaggacagacaAAAAGTGAAAGCCATACTGAACTTGTTCAGCGATGAGGCCATGAACTTTACCATCGTACTAACTACTGTTAGAAGTGCGCAACATGTCTCTACAACTTACACTGGTGAAAAAGAAGACCCTTTAGGCCTGATCATACAGGAGTGTAAGATGAGGCATCACATGTTTGATAAGATTTACAGATTTAGTCAAGTTCTTAAACTCTTTGAGAAGATGGACAAGATGATGGAAGAGAATGGGAGAAAACATCTCACCTGTGAGGAAATTGGGGTGATACCAGGGGGCTCATTACTTCCAGAGAGCAAACAGAAagcaaaaagaggaagagagagtgattcTCACAAAGACAAAGaatggaagaagaagagaacagGAG AGATTAAAGATATTGCAGCCATACAGCAAGCACAAGAAGTCATGGCACAGGTTCAACACAGATTTGAAAAGAAAATCCAAACCCATGCCAATACCAACACAGAATTTATGAACTTCATCAG AGACATTATGGCAGATCTGCTAAAGAAGACGATACAGAAAACCACTATTGGTGTGTTTGGAAAGACAGGAGATGGTAAAAGCTCCCTGATAAATGCCGTCCTAGATGAGGAGGGGCTGTTACCAACAGGGACACTCGATGCCTGTACATCAGTCATCATAcaagtggaggctggggctgagagagACCAGTACACAGCAACTATTGAATTCATCTCAAAAGAG GCCTGGGAAAATGAGCTAAAGAGCCTGCTAGGTTTTCTAGCAGAACATGAGGAAAGGGATGAAACCATCTGCAAAATGGCAGAAGACAAGATTGAAGCTCTGTATGGAAAGAATGCAACTTCAAAAAGCTTTGATGAACTGATGAAGGATGATCGTTCAACAGTTATTGCAGCCCTGCTCAGCTTAACCACTAAAACCATCTCAAATGTTCAG GCCTCAGATCTCTCTGAAGAAATCAGGCCTTATATTCAACATCAAGAGTCTGATCTTGGGGGACTCTATTGGCCAGTAGTGAAGACTGTGAGAATCAAAGTGCCAGATCACAAAGAGCTTCTCCAGAACATTGTGCTAGTTGATCTCCCTGGAAATGGAGACTGCAATCAGACCAGGGACGAGATGTGGAAATCG atgTTAAGGGAGTGCACAGCTGTTTGGGTTGTGAGTGATATCAATCGAGCCGCATCTGACAAGGCAGCCTGGGAGATCCTGAAGAGCAGCATGACAGATATGGTACAGGGAGGGGCATGCACTGGCATCACTTTCATTTGCACCAAAACTGATCAAATTGGTGCCCAGTCTTACATGAAATCATTAAG ACTGAACAATGAAGATCTAAAAATCACAGCGGATAAT GAGTCAGAGAAAAAGCTTAAATGCATACAGCACAGGAATAACATGGCCAAGAATCGAGTGAAACAAGCCTTTGAAAAACATCTCCAG ACATACTACATGCCAAGCATTTCAGTGTTTACTGTAAGTTCACAGGAGTTCTGCTCAAAGGAGCCATATCTGACACAGGAGGACACAG AGTTACCAAAGCTGAGAGAGGTGCTGAGGGGATTTAACCACAGTCACACAAACAGAGTGGCCTCACACTATTTTACAAGAGCCACAGGGATCCTGTCCCTCATACAGACATCCAAAGATAACAACGAGGAGATG AATAAGGACAAAGCTAAGCTGCACAGTGAGTTGAAGAAGAAGCTGGACGATGAACTGAAATGTCTATGGGTTAAACACTTAGAGCCATGTTACAATGAACTGGAAAAGTACCTCTCAGATGGAGTTAACAAGTCAGAGACGAAATGTGCTGAAATAACCAAGAAAAACGTGCATGTACCA GCAGGCAAAGATGGACGTGGACACCATCAGACTCTATCCGCCTTGTGCAGAAATAAAGGTTTCTTCAGGTCAAACAATGGAGAAACAAGAGACCTGAACGGGTCTTTGGCTGAACACATGTATGAAAGCATCAATGAAAAGTTTAATGCCTTGTTCCC AAATGAAGGGGAAACTAGCCTGTCAGTGCGGGGGAAGTTCAAACGATTCAGTGTCTGCTCGATCAGTGTCACTAAGGGCTACAGCAACCCTGCCGCAATGACTCACATTCTGAGGTTCTTAAAAGCTGAG GAAGCCAAGCTGAAGGATTTAATAGATATAGAGATTGGGCAACAAAAGAAGGAAATATATGCATCAATCACAGATGCCATCAAAGACGACATGGTTCCTGGCTACAACA AGGCTGAAGAATGTGTTGGACCGAGATCCATGTCGGAGAAGCAGAGAGTACTGATACAACATACTGAGTCACTGAAGCACACCATGTTCAACAAAGCAAAGATCAGGATGTTGGATTTGTTCAGAAAACTGATGACG GAACTTACCGAGACCAAGTTGAGAGAGTACCTACTGAAAGCTATGGCTCATGCACTGACTGAATCCAACTTCCCGTTTATCTTGG ATGTCAGCGCTGATATTAGAGAGCTGGAGATGTTATCTGCCCTAACTGATGAATAA
- the LOC124489014 gene encoding histone-lysine N-methyltransferase, H3 lysine-79 specific-like, with product MKRQEKLKEEKIADTKEDCTVVKKDDAEMKRKSREKVKNAWGPEKEVTEKEVSEKEVTEKEVTEKEGSEKEVTETEESDKEESETDESDKAQSETNKEKKRGFWRQFWQKVKPKKKATKEEKKKSQTG from the exons ATGAAAAGGCAAGAGAAACTCAAGGAGGAGAAAATAGCAGATACCAAGGAGGATTGCACAGTCGTAAAGAAGGACGATGCAGAAATGAAACgcaaaagcagagagaaggttaAGAATGCGTGGGGGCCAGAGAAGGAAGTGACAGAGAAGGAAGTGTCAGAGAAGGAAGTGACAGAAAAGGAAGTGACAGAGAAGGAAGGGTCAGAGAAGGAAGTGACAGAGACTGAAGAGTCAGATAAGGAAGAGTCAGAGACGGATGAGTCAGATAAGGCACAGTCAGAGACAA ACAAGGAGAAGAAACGTGGTTTCTGGAGACAGTTCTGGCAGAAAGTAAAACCAAAAAAGAAGGCaacaaaagaggaaaaaaaaaagagccagACTGGCTGA
- the LOC124484732 gene encoding golgin subfamily A member 6-like protein 22 → MEDAKEKEALKRKVEELDQIERLKETKRQQEQERQEEEGRQKELKREREEERHKADMQRELDKKGEIQEEQRTEAEDHRLAMKTEQQQVVTEERRGEVGEMDQMEQDSEQERKRLETESQEEGRKREMEIKMEERRQREEHRKAMELRWRQKGDRRWKEKELKRQKELEKKSEEEVKQHEEKGDKEKEWMEAEMERLKERDKTQLARLYKMREKAADNFWLQTTLDKQIELVKDRERIMREDAKMKESEKRWEEEERQRQECGQESDEARRQWQEKHRLAVMRRKRIGEPSRKGVSTGEKRSKE, encoded by the coding sequence atggaggatgcaaaagaaaaagaagcactgaaaaGGAAAGTTGAAGAACTTGACCagatagagagactgaaagagactaAAAGACAGCaagaacaggagagacaggaggaggaagggagacagaaagaactaaaaagagagagggaggaggagagacacaaagCAGACATGCAGAGGGAACTTGACAAAAAGGGAGAAATCCAAGAAGAGCAGCGGACTGAAGCAGAGGACCACAGACTTGCCATGAAGACAGAGCAACAACAAGTGGTCACTGAGGAAAGAAGGGGTGAGGTTGGAGAAATGGATCAAATGGAGCAAGACAGTGAGCAGGAAAGGAAAAGGCTCGAGACGGAAAGccaagaggagggaagaaaaagagagatggaaataaaaatggaggagaggaggcagagagaagagcaTAGAAAAGCCATGGAGCTGAGATGGAGACAaaaaggagacaggagatggaaagagaaagaattgaagagacagaaagagcttGAGAAAAAGTCAGAGGAAGAGGTCAAACAacatgaggagaaaggagacaaggagaaagagtgGATGGAGGCGGAAATGGAGAGACTAAAAGAGAGGGACAAAACCCAGTTGGCCAGGTTATATAAAATGAGAGAAAAAGCTGCAGATAACTTTTGGCTCCAAACAACATTGGACAAGCAAATAGAGTTGGTTAAAGATAGGGAGAGAATTATGAGAGAGGATGCAAAAATGAAAGAATCagagaagagatgggaggaggaggaaagacaaCGGCAGGAATGCGGACAAGAGTCCGATGAGGCAAGACGACAGTGGCAGGAGAAGCATAGACTAGCAGtcatgaggagaaagagaatagGAGAGCCATCGAGGAAAGGAGTCAgtacaggagagaagaggagcaaaGAATAA